CACTCCGCGCTCCCTGACGCGATCCGCGGCACTGGGGCGCGCTCTCAGCCAAGCGCGCAGGGAGCAGCGCGAATCTGCCGAGGAAGCAGCCCACTGATGGCTCTGAGTATCTCCTTCGTTCTGCTGCTCGGGATCGTCTTTGTCGTTCTTCTCCGAGGCGGTTCGCTGAAGGCGGGCCCTGCGATCGTCAGCGTGCTCTTCGGGTTCTTCCTCGCAAGCACGTCGTTGGCCCCGGACATCAGCCGGCTTGTGTCCGGCGTGGCCGACACGATCGGCCAGATTCGCTTCTAGATAGGTCATCCCTCTTGCCGAAGCGTCTCCCGCTCGCGCCGTTGAGCCATTCGGAGCCGAAGGCCACCTCAACCTGCTGAAGGCCACCCATGACATCCGTACAAAGGACACCGTGCTCGTCACTCCGGGACTACTACATGGCGGCTCTCGTCCCGCGCCACGCCCTGGTCTCACCACTGCGCCATCCCATCCGAAAGGAGGCGGGCTGATGCGCCCCGTGTACCATCCGGCCGGCGCCGACGACGAGTTACGCGTCGCACTGGGGGATCTACAAGCAGTCCGCTGGCTGTCGGCACGCGACATCCTGGCCCGCACAGGGACGCACTGGCCACTGCGGACCTTCCGCACCCAGGTGCTGGCGGTCGCTGCCGCCCGCTCTGACGTGGTTAGTGCATGGCTGGCTGAGGAGCCGGAAAGCTACGACGCCCAGGTGATGCAGGCACGGATCCTCGCTGAACGCGCCCTGCGCGCACATCGCCAGCAATACTCGGCGGTGGCGCACCTCGAAGCCGGGGCGCGTCAGGCGGCACTGCTGGCCGCTCACCGCGCGCCGCAGGATCCCGTGCCGTGGGTGTGCCTGCTAGCCCTTTCGCAGATCGACTCCCGCCAGATGCGGCCAGAGCATCGTGAATGGTCGTCGGAGCCCATGCTTCCGAGCGGGCCTTGGGGGCTGCTGCACAACGTAAATCAGCGTGACCCGTGCAACCGAGAAGCCTTCCACCGGGTGCTGCAGTTCCTTCTCGCCCGGAAGGCTCCCCGGGCCGCGTCGCTGGCCGCGGTCTTTGATTTCGGCAGATGGGTGGCCTCGTGGGCCCCGGTCGGCTCGCCGCTGCTGCTTCTGCCGGTGTACGCGCAGGTAGAGCAATGCCGACAGCAACTGGCGCAGGGGCGGGTCGATCCATTGTGGCGGCGGCAGTGGGTGGAGGAACCAACGCTGACTTCCACGCTCAAAGCCTTCAACGAGTGGTTCCTGAAGAGGGACCCACACTCGCGATCCGTGGCCGACATGAGCCACCTGGCCTCTGCCTTGTGGATCAGCCACAACTTCGTTGAAGCAGCAGAGGTTTTCGCCGCCATGGAGCCTTACGCATCGCGCGAGCCGTGGGGGTCAGTGGCTGAAGGCCCCTCGACACTGGACCGTGGTGAGGCGCTCTTCCTCCGAGCGCGAAGGGAATCGCTGTCCTTCGCCCGCGCCCACGGACCCCGCGTCGCCGCATCTCACTGACGAGCCACCCCTCGGCAAGTCATTGGCATGCACCCGACTTTCACGCCCGTTCCTTTTGATCATGGAGGATGTCCAGTGTTACGAGCACGCCCTGCCCACCGGGGCCGCAGAATCCCGGCCGATGACGCGTTCCTGCGGGAGCTGGGATACGAGCCGGTGCTGACCCGCCGTATGGGCCCGTTCGGCAACTTCGCCATCAGCTTCTCGGTGATCTCCGTGCTGTCCGGTTGCATGACGCTGTACGGCTTCGGGCTCGCAACCGGCGGCCCGGCGGTGATGATGTGGGGCTGGGTCGCCGTCGGGGCCATGGTGATGCTCGTGGGCGCCGGGCTCGCGGAAGTGACGTCCGCTTACCCCACGTCGGGGGCCTTGTACTACCAGGCCGAGCGGTTGGGCGGGCGTAAGTGGGGCTGGTACACCGGCTGGCTGAACCTGCTCGGGCTGCTCGGTGCGATCGCCGGCATCGACTACGGCGCCGCGCTATTCACCGGAGCATTCTTGAATCTGCAGTTCGGCTTCGTCCCCACCCCGGGCAAGATCATGGCGATCTACTTCTGCATCCTCGCGCTGCACGCCGCCCTCAACCTGTTCGGGGTCCGGCTGGTAAGCATCCTGAACTCCGTCAGCGTGTGGTGGCACCTGGGCGGCGTCGCGGTCATCGTAGGCGCGCTGGCCTTGGTGCCGGGCCACCACCAGTCGCCGTCCTTCGTGTTCGGGGAGTTCGTCAACACCACCGGCTGGTCCAGCTCGCTGTACGTGCTGCTGATCGGACTGCTGCTCGCCCAGTACACCTTCAGCGGGTACGACGCCTCCGCGCACCTGTCGGAGGAGACCACCAACGCACAGGTCTCCGCGTCCCGCGGCATCGTGCGGGCGATCGGCTGGTCGTGGCTGGCCGGGTTCGTACTGCTGGCGGGGCTGACATTCGCCATTCAGGACTACGCCGCCACGCAGTCCACCGCGACCGGGGTGCCGCCGGCGCAGATCTTCCTCGACGCGCTCGGGCTCGCCGGGGCGAAGGCGCTGCTGCTGGTCGTGATCGTCGCGCAGTTGTTCTGCGGGAACGCCGAGACGGCCGCTGCGAGCCGGATGGTGTTCGCGTTCTCCCGCGACGGTGCCCTGCCCGGCTCGAGGCTGTGGAGGTACGTGGACACACGTACCGGTACGCCGACCCGCGCGGTGTGGTTGTCGGTGGGTGTGGCCGCGGTGCTGGCGCTGCCGTCGCTGTTCAGCCCGACCGCGTACGCCGCGGTCACGGCGATCAACGTCATCGGCATCACGCCCGCGTACGCCATCCCGATCTACCTGCGGATCCGCAACCGCCACCGTTTCCAGCCCGGTCCCTGGAGCCTGGGCCGTTGGGGTGTGCCGGTCGGTGTGGTCGCCGTGCTGTGGGTGGCGTTCGTGACCGTGTTGTTCTGCCTGCCGCAGACGCGCCCGGAGGTCGGCGTCGTCTCGGTGACGACGTTCAACTACGCGCCCCTGGCCTTGCTGGTCGTCTTGGTGCTGGCCACGGTGTGGTGGCGGGTTGCGGGGCGGGGTTACAAGGTGCCGGCCGCGGCGGCGGATGCTGGCTCGGGCATGGCCAAGCTCCAGGAAGAGGTCGTGTGATGGTTCCTGTGTCCAGTCCGGCCGGATCCTCACCCCCCAGCGGTCCGTCGACCCCTGCTGGCGACATCGCCGCGCCGGTGAGGCAGCGGACGGCCCGTGCATTGACTGTCGAGGAACTTCGCAAAGCCGTCGGGGCCGGTGCGATCGACACCGTCATGCTCGCCGTGCCCGACCTTCAGGGCCGCCTGAAGGGCAAGCGGTACGGGGCGCGGCACTTCCTCGACCGTGTGCTCGACGGCGGCGCGGAGATGTGCGCGTACCTTCTGGCCACGGACGTCGAGATGACGCCTGCCGACGGCTTCGCTCTCACGTCCTGGGCGAGTGGGTACGAGGACATGGTGGTGGTGCCGGACCGCTCGACGCTTCGGGTCCTGCCGTGGATGCCGCGCACCGCGCTCGTGCTGGGCGATGCGGTCGGGCGGGACGAGGAACCCATCGAGGTCGCGCCGCGGCAGGTCCTGCGCCATCAGCTGACCCGGCTGGCCGCCCACGGGCTACACGCCCAGGCAGGTCTGGAGACCGAGTTCGTGCTCTACCGCGGCACATACAACCCGGCCGCTGGCATCGGCCCGGGCGGACTCATGCCGGTGGCTGAGGAGAACCTGGACTACGCCCTCGACCACACGCCGGACACCGACCGGCTCTTCCGGCGCCTCCAGGGCTCGCTGTCCAAGGCGAGCATGCCCGTCGAGGCGATCAAAACGGAAGGCGCCCCGGGCCAGGTGGAGGTCACCTTCCCCCACGGCCCCGCACTGCCGGCATGCGACGCCCACCTCGTCTTCAAGCACGCCGTGCGCACCCTGACGGGCCGGTCCGGCATGACGGCCACGTTCATGGCCTCTCCCCAGACCAGGCTGGCCAGCGGGCTCCACCTGCATATCTCCCTCACCCGCAGCGGCAACGCCATGCTCGCCGGCCCCGACGGACGGCTCTCCGCCACCGGTGAGCAGGCCGTCGCCGGGCTGCTCGCGGGCCTGCCCGGACTCGCCCCGCTGTACGCGCCGAACACCAACTCCTACAAGCGCTATGTGCCCGGTTCCTTCGCCCCCACCTCCATGGCGTGGGGTTGGGACAACCGTACGTGCGCGATACGCGTCGCCGGACACGGGCCGGGACTGCACCTTGAGGTCCGCGTGCCGGGAGCCGATGCGAACCCCTACCTGGCTCTCTCCGCAGCCATCGCGGCGATCATCCACGGCATCGAGCGGCAGCTCACTCCGCCAGCTCCCCGCACCGCCAACGCCTACGAGGCCACCGACGCGCCTCTCCTGCCCCTCACCCTCGATCAGGCCCGCTCCGCGTTCCGGCACAGTCCCGTCGCCCAGGAGGCGTTCGGGAAGGGCGTAGTGGAGCACTACGCCCACCTCGCGCAGCTCGAACTCGACCACCATCGCGGCACCGTCACCGACGTAGAACAGGCCCGCTGGTTCACTCGCGCCTGAATCCATTCGCCGCATCAAGACCAGGCTCCGGCCGGGAGAGCTCTCCCCTCGGCCGGAGCCTGCCCAACCCGCACCGCCACGCCATCGGCCAAATCGGAAGGACCCGGTCATGCCCGCACGGCCCACCAAGGCCGCCTCGCATCCGACGCCCGCCCAGGTCAGAATCGCCAGCAAGCTCGCCCAGGGATTGAGCACCGGCAAAGCGGCAGCCGAACTCGGTCTGTCCGAAGGAACCGTCGCCATACAGATGTCGCACGGGAACCTCCGGGTCGGGGTACGCCACCGTCACGCCCTCATCCACGCCTGCTACGTCACCGACCATCTGCCCCTCCCAGAGCCGATTGCGCCGCCACCCGGCGGAGTCGACGACATCGAGACCAAGATCCTCTGGTCCCTCGCTCTGGACTGCACCTACGCCGAGATCGCACGGCACATCGGTCTACCCCCCGACGCGATGAAGAAGAAGATCCGCGCACTGCGCAAACGCTGGGCAGCCGAGAACGACCCACATCTGATCACGCTCGGATGGAAGTTCGCGGTGCTCAACGCATCCCACGGAACAGGCGGTCGACAGGTCACGTGACCGGTCGGCAGCCGAATGTCCGGGGCCTTGGGCAAGCAACAACTCCCCGCAACCGACCAACCGAAAGCGTCGCTCAGAGGCACTCGTGCCCGACGACCCCCAGCCGACATGGTCGTGCCTGTGCGCCGTCCACGACGTGAACGGCTGGCGGAGCTTGATGACACCCCGGGCCTTCGCCCGCCTTGAGGCTGTGCTGGGGACGGGCCTGGTGGCCCGGTCGGTCATCTTGCTTTGAGGTGTCGCAGCAGTGTCTCGAAGTTCTGCCAGGTGTTGGGGTCGGTTCCGTCGCTCAGTGAGTAGTGCACGGCCGGTCGGGGGTGGAGGCCGAGTTGGGTGGGTTTGGTGGTCAGCGGCGGTCGGGTGGCGTATTCGAGGCCGATGTCGTGGATGTCGTCCGCGCCGACGGTGAGGGACACCGGGATGGGTGGGGCTTGCAGGTGGGGTGGGGTGGTGAGGTCGCGTCGGCCGGGGCGGAGGGTGGTCATCAGGCTGACCAGGCCGCCTTCGGCGGCAAGGGCGGCGGCGAGAGGTTCGATGGCGTCCAGGGGCATGGTTTCGTGGGGGCTGTAGCCGAAGGCGAGGGTGGCTTCCTCCTCGATTCCGGCCGTGGTGCTGCGGATGGTGAGGGTGGCGAGGGCGGGCCGGGCGGGGTGGCCGACCATGGTGAGCCAGGTGGGTCTGGGGGCGCGATCGCGCGCGAGTTCCGTCAGTTGGCGTGGTGACCAGGGGAGGTTGATGGGTTCGGCGGTGCCCCAGCCGGCCGGGGGCTGTCCGGTGAGGGTTTGCCAGCAGGTTTCGATCGCGCCGCCGAGGGTGAGGTCGGCGTCGGCCGCATGTCCGGTGCGTAGGGAGAGCAGGAGCTGGCGCTCGCCGGGGGCTGTCGTATCGCCGGTCTTGAAGGCGTCGGCGAGCTGGGCCTGGCCGTCCGGTGTGCGCAGGGGGGTGAAGGCGCCGTTGTGCCAGTGCAGGATCGCTCCGGTGAGGCCGTCGTAGTAGCCGCAGTGCTCGTCGCGGATGATCCAGCGGTTGGGGTGTCCGCCGAGTGCTGTGCGGGTGGGCAGGGTGACGCGGGCGGTCGGCTGGGTGACGACCTGCAGGGCGAGTTCCGTCTCGGCTGCTCGGCGCAG
This DNA window, taken from Streptomyces sp. SCSIO 30461, encodes the following:
- a CDS encoding amino acid permease, translating into MLRARPAHRGRRIPADDAFLRELGYEPVLTRRMGPFGNFAISFSVISVLSGCMTLYGFGLATGGPAVMMWGWVAVGAMVMLVGAGLAEVTSAYPTSGALYYQAERLGGRKWGWYTGWLNLLGLLGAIAGIDYGAALFTGAFLNLQFGFVPTPGKIMAIYFCILALHAALNLFGVRLVSILNSVSVWWHLGGVAVIVGALALVPGHHQSPSFVFGEFVNTTGWSSSLYVLLIGLLLAQYTFSGYDASAHLSEETTNAQVSASRGIVRAIGWSWLAGFVLLAGLTFAIQDYAATQSTATGVPPAQIFLDALGLAGAKALLLVVIVAQLFCGNAETAAASRMVFAFSRDGALPGSRLWRYVDTRTGTPTRAVWLSVGVAAVLALPSLFSPTAYAAVTAINVIGITPAYAIPIYLRIRNRHRFQPGPWSLGRWGVPVGVVAVLWVAFVTVLFCLPQTRPEVGVVSVTTFNYAPLALLVVLVLATVWWRVAGRGYKVPAAAADAGSGMAKLQEEVV
- a CDS encoding glutamine synthetase family protein, which gives rise to MTVEELRKAVGAGAIDTVMLAVPDLQGRLKGKRYGARHFLDRVLDGGAEMCAYLLATDVEMTPADGFALTSWASGYEDMVVVPDRSTLRVLPWMPRTALVLGDAVGRDEEPIEVAPRQVLRHQLTRLAAHGLHAQAGLETEFVLYRGTYNPAAGIGPGGLMPVAEENLDYALDHTPDTDRLFRRLQGSLSKASMPVEAIKTEGAPGQVEVTFPHGPALPACDAHLVFKHAVRTLTGRSGMTATFMASPQTRLASGLHLHISLTRSGNAMLAGPDGRLSATGEQAVAGLLAGLPGLAPLYAPNTNSYKRYVPGSFAPTSMAWGWDNRTCAIRVAGHGPGLHLEVRVPGADANPYLALSAAIAAIIHGIERQLTPPAPRTANAYEATDAPLLPLTLDQARSAFRHSPVAQEAFGKGVVEHYAHLAQLELDHHRGTVTDVEQARWFTRA
- a CDS encoding DUF6177 family protein, which codes for MTKAIVALTEKVPDPMTMLMGLYAGGPDLEAEALHDGAVIQLRTPAGRPLLAVDAPILVHVHGEAARLLGTDTPLPNEPLWWTEIRASTALPEAERLAASLAGRLSALRGGTIWPPGTATIEPVQLTQETATITPTGSDDAQLAVDVLTEQAAVLIDDRPIIAMTTHLTDVLRRAAETELALQVVTQPTARVTLPTRTALGGHPNRWIIRDEHCGYYDGLTGAILHWHNGAFTPLRTPDGQAQLADAFKTGDTTAPGERQLLLSLRTGHAADADLTLGGAIETCWQTLTGQPPAGWGTAEPINLPWSPRQLTELARDRAPRPTWLTMVGHPARPALATLTIRSTTAGIEEEATLAFGYSPHETMPLDAIEPLAAALAAEGGLVSLMTTLRPGRRDLTTPPHLQAPPIPVSLTVGADDIHDIGLEYATRPPLTTKPTQLGLHPRPAVHYSLSDGTDPNTWQNFETLLRHLKAR